Proteins from one Peromyscus eremicus unplaced genomic scaffold, PerEre_H2_v1 PerEre#2#chr22_unloc_1, whole genome shotgun sequence genomic window:
- the LOC131900823 gene encoding low molecular weight phosphotyrosine protein phosphatase-like, with translation MAEVGSKSVLFMCLGNICRSLIAEAVFRKLVTDENVSDNWAIDSSAVSDWNVGQPPNPRAVSCLRNHGISTAHKARQITREEFATFDYMLCTDESNLRDLNRSNQVKNCKAKTELLGSYDPQKQLIIEDPYYGNDSDFEVVYQQCLRCCKAFLEKTH, from the coding sequence ATGGCAGAGGTTGGGTCCAAGTCAGTGTTGTTCATGTGTCTCGGTAACATTTGCCGGTCACTCATTGCAGAAGCAGTTTTCAGAAAATTAGTAACTGATGAAAATGTTTCAGATAATTGGGCCATTGACAGCAGCGCTGTTTCCGACTGGAACGTGGGCCAGCCCCCAAACCCAAGAGCTGTCAGCTGCCTAAGAAATCATGGCATTAGCACAGCCCATAAGGCAAGACAGATTACAAGAGAAGAGTTTGCCACATTCGATTATATGCTATGTACGGATGAAAGCAATCTGAGAGATTTGAATAGAAGTAATCAAGTTAAGAACTGCAAAGCTAAAACTGAATTACTTGGGAGCTATGATCCACAGAAACAACTCATTATTGAAGATCCCTATTATGGCAATGATTCTGACTTTGAAGTGGTGTACCAGCAATGCCTCAGGTGCTGCAAGGCCTTCCTGGAGAAGACTCACTAG